Part of the Sphaerochaeta associata genome is shown below.
CACAGAATGCAGCAGTCTTCCGGACCATGGACGGGAAGCTGACAGACCACCAATACCACCGGGCTCTCGAAAAGCTTGCAGCCTACCCGCATGTCGGACAGCGCAATCTTATTGAAGGTGTTGCAACAAAACAGACGATTACAAACCCGAAGCTACCCAACCTCCCCAAGCATCCGAAGCTCAGGTTTGCCGTGGTGGATTTCGGTATCAAACGTTCCATCATCGCCGAGCTGTACAAACGGAATATCGCCGTTACACTCTTCCCCCCTTCGGTCCAGGCAGAAGAGATACTTGGAAGCGGCTGCGATGCAATGCTGCTCTCCAACGGGCCCGGGGACCCGGCCCTTCTTACCGAAGCAGTGACGATGACCAAAGCGGTTATGGACTCCCTACCTGTCTTCGGGATCTGTCTGGGCCACCAGCTGATCACCTGGGCGCTGGGAGGAAGAACGTATAAAATGAAGTACGGCCACCATGGCGGCAACCACCCCGTCATCGACATCCGCACCAAAGCCTGCTTTGTCACCAGCCAAAACCACGGATACGCAAGCCAGGAGGATTCCCTGCCTTTCGAGGTCGCAGTCTGGCTGCGCAACGCCAACGACAACTCCGTCGAAGGGCTGTATCACACCAGCAAGCCCATATGCTGTGTACAGTTCCACCCCGAAGCCTCACCAGGCCCCCGGGATGCCTCATGGATTTTCGATACCTTCATCCGGACTGCACAGGAGGCAAAAGCATGAGTGCCAGAACCGACATCAAGAGGATTCTCGTCATCGGCAGCGGCCCGATCGTCATCGGCCAAGCCTGCGAATTCGATTACAGCGGGACACAAGCGGTCAAGGCGCTGAAGGAAGAGGGGTATGAGGTAATCCTGCTCAACCCCAATCCTGCAACCGTCATGACAACCCCCTCCTTGGCCGACAAGGTCTATCTCGATCCCTTGAAGGTAGAATATGTCGAACAAATCTTTCAACGCGAGAGACCCGATGCAATCCTGACCACCATGGGAGGCCAGAGCAGCTTGAACCTTGCCCTGGAACTGGACAAGGCGGGATTGCTCGAGCAGTACGGGGTCGAGGTGATCGGCTCCTCCATAGCCTCCATCAAACTTGCCGAGGACCGAGGCTCCTTCAAACAAGTGGTGGAGGGACTTGGCTTGGAGAGCGCCAACAGCCATGTTGTACACTCGCTTGCTGAAGCACAGTCGAAACTTGCAGACTTCCCTTATCCGCGCATCATCCGTCCCTCCTATACATTGGGAGGAATGGGTGGCTCGATCGCCAACAACGAACAAGAGTTCCCCGAACTTCTGCTCCACGCCCTCGAGACCAGCCCGACCGGCGAGGCGCTCATCGAGGAGTCCTTGATTGGATGGAAGGAGTTCGAGATGGAGGTTATGCGCGACAAAGCCGACAACGCGATCATTGTCTGCTCGATCGAGAACATCGACCCCATGGGAGTGCATACCGGGGACAGCATCACCATCGCTCCCATCCAGACACTGGATGACAAGCTCTACCAAACAATGCGAAATGCTTCAATAGCAATCCTGCGTGCGGTAGGAGTCGACTGCGGAGGCAGCAATGTCCAGTTTGCAGTCCATCCAGAGACAGGGAGAATGGTGGTCATCGAAATGAATCCGCGTGTCTCCCGATCGTCGGCCCTTGCCAGCAAGGCAACCGGATTTCCCATCGCCCGCTGCTCGGCGAAACTCGCAGTAGGCTATACAATGGATGAGGTGGTCAATGAGATCACCGGCCAATCGGTCTCCTGCTTCGAACCGGTGCTGGACTACTGTGCCGTCAAGGTCCCTCGCTTCGAGCTGGAGAAGTTCCCCCTCCCAATCTCGGCATTGGGAACACAAATGAGAAGCGTAGGAGAAGCCCTTGCGCTGGGGAGAACCGCCTTGGAGGCCTTGAACAAGGCCATCCGTGCATCCGAACGCAAGCTGGAAGGCTTGTGCGACCTGGTTGCGATCGGCCGCTACAGCGAAGTGGAGGTGGAGCAATTCTTAGGCAGTGCACACCCGCTGAGACTCTTGTCCGCCTATACCACGTTGGTCAGAAAAGGGCCATCCAGCCTGCCTATGATCGAACAAATCACCAAATTCGACCGCTGGTTCCTGCATCTGCTGGTGCAGCAATACGAGTTGGAACAAGCCATCCGCTCCAAGCTCGATCAGCAAACCCTGCTCGATGCAAAGAAGGCCGGTATCAGCGACCGTCATCTCGCCTTCCTTACCTCACAAACGCCACAGGCCATCGAGCGGCTGCGCTATGCCTATGAAATGCACCCGGTAAATCACCATGTCGATACCTGCTCGGGTGAGTTCGATGCCCTCACTCCCTATTTGTATACCACCTACGACGAAACGACCGAGGCCAAGCCAATGGGAGAAGAAGCGGTAGTCATCCTTGCCAGCGGTCCGAACAGGATCGGCCAAGGCTTGGAGTTCGACACCTGCTGCACCCTCGCCTCCCTTGCCTACCGCAAGTTGGGCAAGAAGACCATCATGATCAACAGCAACCCGGAGACAGTCTCGACCGACTTCAACATCTCCGACCGTCTCTATATGGAGAGTCTGGCTTCCGAGGAGGTCAAGGAAATCCTGCGTCTTGAACGAGCGAAGCATGTAGTGGTTCAATTGGGAGGACAAACCCCGCTGAACCTTGCCGGCGACCTGATCAAGGCAGGCGCCTCGATAGTCGGAACAAGCCTGAAGGGACTGCTTGATGCCGGAGACCGTGGAAAATTCTCCGCCCTGGTCTCCGAGCTCGGCCTCAGGCAGCCGAAGAACCGCAGTGCCAAACGAACCGAGGATATCCTTCCCCTGGCCAAGGAAGTCGGATTTCCCGTCCTCATCCGCCCCTCCTTCGTACTCGGGGGACGAGGCATGTACATCGTCTATGATGAAGAGGCCTTGCTTGCGCTCACGCACCTTGAGGCCAGCGAAGAGGCTCCCGTTTTGGTTGACCAGTTTCTGGAGGATGCCTTCGAGTATGACCTCGATGCGGTCTGTGACGGCAAGAGCCTCTACATCGGAGGAATACTGCAGCATATCGAGGCTGCAGGAATCCACAGCGGCGATTCGGCCGCCGTCTTTCCACCCTACAAGTCCAGTCCCCAGATCCTGGAGCAGATGCAGGCTTGGGCGCACAAGCTCGCCATAGCCTTGGACACCAGGGGTCTGATGAACATCCAGTTTGCCGCCAAGGACGGGCTCTTGTACCTCATCGAGGTAAATCCCCGCGCTTCCAGGACCATTCCCTTCATTGCCAAGACCTCTGGCGTCGATCTCATCGAGGCGGCGGTACGGGTCTGGGAAGGAGAGGATTTGGTCTCCCAAGGCTTGGTGAAAACCGTTGGAGGCAGGGCGATGGGAACTTGCAGGACCGGGTGGGCGGTCAAGGAAGCGGTGTTCAGCTTCGACCGTTTCTCCAATGTCGACCCCGCCCTCGGACCGGAGATGCGCTCAACAGGAGAGTCGATCGGCCTAGGTAAAACATTCGGCGAGGCGTTCGCAAAGAGCCAGATCAGCGCGGGCAACAAGCTGCCTGTTGCAGGAAAGGTCTTTGTCAGCGTCAACAAGAAGGACCGCGCCACCATTCTGCCGGTTGTGCAGAAGCTGGTAGGCCTGGGCTTTGCAGTAGCGGCAACCAAGGGAACTGCAGGCTTCCTGTTCGAACAGGGAATCTTGTGCGAGGTGATGCAGAAGGTCCATGAGGGGAGGCCGAACATCATCGACTATCTGAGGAGCAGGCAGATTGCCTTGGTGATCAACACACCGATGGGCTACCAGGCACACGCCAGCGACGATGAGATCCGCAGCATCGCCATGCGACTGAAGATTCCCTACACCACTACCACCAGTGCCGCCATAGCTGCTGTACAGGCAATCGAATACCTGCAAAAAAAACAAGTGGTTGTTCGTTCCCTCTCTTCCTAGGAGCAATTGCCTTTTGGGTCCTCTTACGATAGTATGACAATACTTTACAAAGGAGACCCAAGAGGGACCGAGTATGTCTGAAGAAGTATTTTCCCAACGAACAACTACCTGCGGGGCGCTGACCAAGGCTGACAACGGAAAAACCGTCGTCCTCAATGGCTGGGTGCACCGTGACCGAAATCATGGCGCACTGCATTTCATCAACCTCAGAGACCGTTACGGCATCACCCAGGTGGTAGTCGATGACGATGCGTCACCAGCTCTCCAGGCTGTTGCAAGCGAGCTTCGTCTCGAATACTGCATTGCCGTCACCGGTTTCGTCCGCCTTCGGCCCGACTCCATGGTCAATCCCGAGATGAGCACCGGCGAGATTGAAGTAAAGGCACAGAGCATCGAGATTCTCAGCCGCTGCGCCCCTCTTCCTTTCCAGATCGATGACGGCAAGGAGACACGCGAGGACCTCAGGCTCAAGTATCGGTACCTTGACTTGCGCAGCCAAGGCATGCAGCAAAGGCTCAAGCTGAGGCATGATTTCATTTTGGCGTGCAGAAAGTACCTTGCAAGTCGCGATTTCTATGAGATTGAGACTCCGACCTTGATCAAGAGCACCCCCGAAGGTGCCCGCGACTTCCTGGTTCCCAGCAGAATCTATGCAGGCAAGTTCTATGCACTTCCACAGAGTCCCCAGCTCTTCAAGCAGATTCTCATGGTCGGCGGCATGGACAAGTATTTCCAAATCGCCCGCTGTTACCGTGACGAGGACGCCCGCGGTGATCGTCAGCTCGAGTTTACCCAGCTGGACCTTGAGATGAGCTTCGTCAAACGCGACGATGTCCTTTCCTTGATGGAGGACCTGTTCAACAGCGTCTTCAGGGAAGTCATGAACTACGAGCTGCCCGCACGCTTCAGACGGCTTTCCTACAACGATGCCCTGAATACCTACGGCTGCGACAAGCCCGACCTTCGTTTCGACCTTCCCCTCAGTGATGTGAACGACCTGGCCCAAAAGAGCAGCTTTGCCACATTCAAGGACATCGTCGCCAACGGCGGGTATGTCAAGGCACTGTGCGCTCCCAAAACCGAGGGTGTGGACTTTTCCCGCAAGTACATCACCGAGCTTGAGGATGCCGCCAAGATCTACGGAGCCCAAGGGCTTGCCTGGATAAAGGTGGGTGAGAACAAGAATCTTTCGGGTGGAGTGAGCAAGTTCTTCAGCGGTCTTGAAGCTGAGCTTGTCGAAAAACTCGGTGCCAACGAAGGGGATATGATTCTCTTTGTCGCCCACCAGAACTGGAAGAAGTGCTGTGCAAGCCTCAGTGCCGTACGTACCAAGCTCGGCAAGGACCTGAACCTTATCAGAAAGGGTTTCGAGTTCTGCTGGATCATCGACTTCCCCCTCTTCGAGTACAATGAGGCAGGCGGACACTGGGAGGCCGCACACCATATGTTCAGCATGCCCCAGGCCGAGTACCTCGATACCCTCGAGTCCGATCCGGGCAGCGTAAAGGGTGATTTGTACGACCTGGTCCTCAATGGGTATGAGGTAGCCTCCGGCTCGATCCGTATCCACGATGTCGAGCTTCAGAAGCGCATCTTCCGCATCTGCAACTTTGATGACAAGACAGCAGAGGAGCGCTTCGGCTTCCTGCTCAATGCCTTCCGCTACGGGCCTCCCCCGCACGGCGGCATTGCTCCGGGAGTCGACCGTATGGTGATGATCATGAGCGAGCAGACATCCATCCACGAGGTCATCGCATTCCCGAAGAATACGGCTGCAGTCAGCCCGATGGACGATTCACCGTCCGAAGTCGACCAGCAGCAGCTTGACGATTTGCACTTGATCATCAACTATCCCAAGCCTAAAGCTTGATTTGGAGAGCCCTGGAGCAATCCGGGGCTCTTCCTTGACAAAGAGGGCAAACGGCCCTAGTGTGTAAAAGACATCTGCGGGACTGCAAATCCTGCGGATGTCTTTATTCTATGCAGAGAGATGCCCTATGAAAACAAACCTTGCGCTGACTGTATCAAAAATCAATATCTTCAATAATGTGGTGCTTGCAATCAGCAAGATCAGCATCGGTGTCGTCGCTCACTCGGCAGCCCTGCTCAACGACGGTATCAACAACGCCGGAGATGTAGTCAGCTCGGTCATCGCCTCGGTGGGTATTTCTGCGGCCGGAAAAGAGTCCGATGCAGAGCACCAATACGGACATGAACGGTTGGAGAGCGTTGCAGCCATTCTTTTGTCGGGTATCATCATGGTCGTGGGGCTGGGCTTGCTCGTTGATGGAATCTCCTCAATCATAAAAGGCTCCTACCATGAGAAACCGGTCCCCGGCCTGCTTGCCGTCATTGCAGCCATTGTCTCCATCGTAGTAAAGGAGATCATGTTCCTCTATACCCGATGGGCGGCTAAGAAGACAGCCTCTTCGGCCCTGCTTGCCTCAAGCTGGGACTCACAGAGCGATGTGCTGGCCACCACCGGCGGCTTGATCGGCATCCTCTTTTCCCGCATGGGGTACCCGATCGCCGATTCCATTGCAGCCATCATCATCGCCCTCTTCATCTTCCGTGTCGGTGTGCAGGTATTCCGCGACGGGGCCGACCAAATGGTCGACCGTGCCTGCAAGGAGGAGACGGTCCAGCAGATTCGCACCGTCATTCTCGACCAGGAAGGGGTCCGCGGCTTGGACCTGCTGCGAACAAGAACCTTCGGTTCTCGTTGCTATGTCGACGTGGAAATCTCCGCCGATGGTCTGCAAAGCCTGGTGGATGCACACTCCATCGCCGAACGCGTCCATCACGCCATCGAGAAGAACTTCCCCCAGGTAAAGCACTGCATGGTGCATGTAAATCCCAGCAGGCAGAAGAAACTATAGTTTACGATATATCAGAAACTTTAATCGTAAATACATAATTTTTACGATATATCGTATTTTTACCATAAAAACTCTTTACTTTACGATATACCGTAACTATACTGCCATTAAAAGGCAGAACATATGATACTCAATAGAAATCAGTATCTTGACCGAGTCAAGGCCTTCATGCACCAGGATATCATTAAAATACTCACTGGTATCCGGCGTTGCGGCAAATCGAGGCTGCTCTCCCTCATAAGGGAAGAGCTCCTCCAACAAGGAGTGCCGCAGTCACATATTCTTCTGGTGAACTTTGAATCTTTTCAATTGGATTTTGAGAAAACCGTGAAAGCTGTGTATGCAGCCGTCCAAGCATTGACGAAACAAGCAGCAGGAAAGAAGGTATATCTATTATTTGATGAGATTCAGGAAATTGAGCATTGGGAGCGGGTTGTCAATGCCTGTCAAATTGATTTTGACTGCGATATATACCTAACGGGCTCGAATGCTTACTTATTGTCCAGCGAACTTTCCACCTATCTCAGCGGAAGGTATATTGAGATTCAGGTGTATCCCTTCTCTTTCCGGGAAGTATGGGAGTATGGAGTTCTCAACGAGAAGACAGCTACCAAGGAGCAAGCATTTGAAAAATATCTGAATCTTGGTGGACTGCCTTTTATTCATCAAAACTCTCTTTCCCCAGAGAATGCGCGAGTCTATCTTGAAGATGTCTTTGAGTCAGTTTTGGTAAAAGATATCATAGCCCGCAACAAAGTGCGTGATATCGATACATTAAGGAGAATTCTTATCTATTGCGTGGCGAACAGCGGCAGGATGTTCTCTGCCTCGAGTATCGTTAAGTACCTGAAACATGAACATCTGTCCATCTCTTTGGATACGTTGTATCGGTACATCGAATATTTCAAGGCTTCATGCCTTGTCCTTCCCGTCAGCCGATTCGATATCAAAGGGAAAGAAGTCCTGCGATTTCAACAAAAACTCTACCTCAGCGACCATGGGTTCAGACTCGTTGCATTCTCCAGCAATGTACGTGATATTGAACTCATTCTTGAGAATCTGGTTCTTCTTCATTTGCTTCAATACGGCTATACGGTTTTTACAGGTCACTTGGACGGGGTAGAAATCGATTT
Proteins encoded:
- the carB gene encoding carbamoyl-phosphate synthase large subunit; protein product: MSARTDIKRILVIGSGPIVIGQACEFDYSGTQAVKALKEEGYEVILLNPNPATVMTTPSLADKVYLDPLKVEYVEQIFQRERPDAILTTMGGQSSLNLALELDKAGLLEQYGVEVIGSSIASIKLAEDRGSFKQVVEGLGLESANSHVVHSLAEAQSKLADFPYPRIIRPSYTLGGMGGSIANNEQEFPELLLHALETSPTGEALIEESLIGWKEFEMEVMRDKADNAIIVCSIENIDPMGVHTGDSITIAPIQTLDDKLYQTMRNASIAILRAVGVDCGGSNVQFAVHPETGRMVVIEMNPRVSRSSALASKATGFPIARCSAKLAVGYTMDEVVNEITGQSVSCFEPVLDYCAVKVPRFELEKFPLPISALGTQMRSVGEALALGRTALEALNKAIRASERKLEGLCDLVAIGRYSEVEVEQFLGSAHPLRLLSAYTTLVRKGPSSLPMIEQITKFDRWFLHLLVQQYELEQAIRSKLDQQTLLDAKKAGISDRHLAFLTSQTPQAIERLRYAYEMHPVNHHVDTCSGEFDALTPYLYTTYDETTEAKPMGEEAVVILASGPNRIGQGLEFDTCCTLASLAYRKLGKKTIMINSNPETVSTDFNISDRLYMESLASEEVKEILRLERAKHVVVQLGGQTPLNLAGDLIKAGASIVGTSLKGLLDAGDRGKFSALVSELGLRQPKNRSAKRTEDILPLAKEVGFPVLIRPSFVLGGRGMYIVYDEEALLALTHLEASEEAPVLVDQFLEDAFEYDLDAVCDGKSLYIGGILQHIEAAGIHSGDSAAVFPPYKSSPQILEQMQAWAHKLAIALDTRGLMNIQFAAKDGLLYLIEVNPRASRTIPFIAKTSGVDLIEAAVRVWEGEDLVSQGLVKTVGGRAMGTCRTGWAVKEAVFSFDRFSNVDPALGPEMRSTGESIGLGKTFGEAFAKSQISAGNKLPVAGKVFVSVNKKDRATILPVVQKLVGLGFAVAATKGTAGFLFEQGILCEVMQKVHEGRPNIIDYLRSRQIALVINTPMGYQAHASDDEIRSIAMRLKIPYTTTTSAAIAAVQAIEYLQKKQVVVRSLSS
- the aspS gene encoding aspartate--tRNA ligase, coding for MSEEVFSQRTTTCGALTKADNGKTVVLNGWVHRDRNHGALHFINLRDRYGITQVVVDDDASPALQAVASELRLEYCIAVTGFVRLRPDSMVNPEMSTGEIEVKAQSIEILSRCAPLPFQIDDGKETREDLRLKYRYLDLRSQGMQQRLKLRHDFILACRKYLASRDFYEIETPTLIKSTPEGARDFLVPSRIYAGKFYALPQSPQLFKQILMVGGMDKYFQIARCYRDEDARGDRQLEFTQLDLEMSFVKRDDVLSLMEDLFNSVFREVMNYELPARFRRLSYNDALNTYGCDKPDLRFDLPLSDVNDLAQKSSFATFKDIVANGGYVKALCAPKTEGVDFSRKYITELEDAAKIYGAQGLAWIKVGENKNLSGGVSKFFSGLEAELVEKLGANEGDMILFVAHQNWKKCCASLSAVRTKLGKDLNLIRKGFEFCWIIDFPLFEYNEAGGHWEAAHHMFSMPQAEYLDTLESDPGSVKGDLYDLVLNGYEVASGSIRIHDVELQKRIFRICNFDDKTAEERFGFLLNAFRYGPPPHGGIAPGVDRMVMIMSEQTSIHEVIAFPKNTAAVSPMDDSPSEVDQQQLDDLHLIINYPKPKA
- a CDS encoding cation diffusion facilitator family transporter, with amino-acid sequence MKTNLALTVSKINIFNNVVLAISKISIGVVAHSAALLNDGINNAGDVVSSVIASVGISAAGKESDAEHQYGHERLESVAAILLSGIIMVVGLGLLVDGISSIIKGSYHEKPVPGLLAVIAAIVSIVVKEIMFLYTRWAAKKTASSALLASSWDSQSDVLATTGGLIGILFSRMGYPIADSIAAIIIALFIFRVGVQVFRDGADQMVDRACKEETVQQIRTVILDQEGVRGLDLLRTRTFGSRCYVDVEISADGLQSLVDAHSIAERVHHAIEKNFPQVKHCMVHVNPSRQKKL
- the carA gene encoding glutamine-hydrolyzing carbamoyl-phosphate synthase small subunit, whose translation is MNTCFLLLEDGTLYQGNGFGLQAPLLDDHLCAAELVFNTSMTGYQEILTDPSYHGQMVVMTYPHIGNYGCEPDFDEGISSPSPICCTALIVRAAYEGPLPLKRVSLDTYLSEHKTVGITDIDTRCLTIHLRKHGAQNAAVFRTMDGKLTDHQYHRALEKLAAYPHVGQRNLIEGVATKQTITNPKLPNLPKHPKLRFAVVDFGIKRSIIAELYKRNIAVTLFPPSVQAEEILGSGCDAMLLSNGPGDPALLTEAVTMTKAVMDSLPVFGICLGHQLITWALGGRTYKMKYGHHGGNHPVIDIRTKACFVTSQNHGYASQEDSLPFEVAVWLRNANDNSVEGLYHTSKPICCVQFHPEASPGPRDASWIFDTFIRTAQEAKA
- a CDS encoding ATP-binding protein; this translates as MILNRNQYLDRVKAFMHQDIIKILTGIRRCGKSRLLSLIREELLQQGVPQSHILLVNFESFQLDFEKTVKAVYAAVQALTKQAAGKKVYLLFDEIQEIEHWERVVNACQIDFDCDIYLTGSNAYLLSSELSTYLSGRYIEIQVYPFSFREVWEYGVLNEKTATKEQAFEKYLNLGGLPFIHQNSLSPENARVYLEDVFESVLVKDIIARNKVRDIDTLRRILIYCVANSGRMFSASSIVKYLKHEHLSISLDTLYRYIEYFKASCLVLPVSRFDIKGKEVLRFQQKLYLSDHGFRLVAFSSNVRDIELILENLVLLHLLQYGYTVFTGHLDGVEIDFVAHKGEQLLYIQVCYLLASEETREREFGNLERIRDNFPKYVVSMDPIRQGRNGIEHSHIIDFLLSEPL